The genome window GCACGACGACGTCTTCCAAGGAGCCCGTGCTCCGAGGCGAGTGGCTCTCGCCGGGCGCTCACGTGAACGCGGTCGGCTGCTGCTTCCCCTCGGCTCGCGAGATCGACACGGAAACCGTGCGGCGCTCGCGCTTCTACACCGACTGCCGCGAGTCGTGTCTGAAGGAAGCCGGAGACTTCCTGATTCCGCTTCGGGAGGGCGCGATCGCGGAGGGACACCTCCTGGGGGAGGCCGGCGAGGTCTTCGCGGGACGCGTGCCCGGGCGGACGTCGCCTTCGGACATCACCGTGTACGAGTCGCTGGGGATCGCGATCGAGGACCTCGCGTCCGCGCACGCGATCCACCGGATCGCCGTCGAGCGCGGGGAAGGGCAGTGGCTCGAGTGGGGCGGTCCGCCATGAGCACCGCGGACCGCCTCCTCCGACACCTCGCTCTCGAGCGTGAGGCGCCCAGCTTGGACTACCTGAACCGGATCATCCGCGAGCATCAGCTCCGTGTGCCCTTCGAAACCCTCACGAAACGGATCGATTACGAGCCGGGGCTGAGGCGAGGGGACTTCATGCCCTCCATCGAGGAGTACGTCGATCGGATCGTGTCGCGGGGCGCCGGCGGGCTCTGCTGGACGCTCGCGCGCGGCTTGCACTTCTTGCTCCAGGACCTCGGCTTTGAGGCCTCACTCATGGTCATGGAGCCGGGGCACTGCTGCGTTCGCGTCGAGATGCCGGAAGGGCCCCACTACGCCGACGTGGGATACGCCGCTCCGATCTTCCGGGCGTACCCGCTCTTCGAATCCTTCAGGCTCGATTCACCTCGGGAGATCTTCGAGTACCGCGTGGGGGAGGAAGGCATCCTCGTCACGCGCACCCCGGGTCCGACGAAGACGCTGGATCCGACTCCACGGACGCTCGCGCAGCTCCACGGCCTCGTCACGGCCGCGAACGACTGGTCCGCGCCGCACAGCTTCCTGCGGCGACTGGCCTACTCCGCCTATGTGGACGGCGTGTACACGAGCCTGAACCAGGGGACGCTGAAGCGGTACGGGCCTTCCGGGCTCGAGACGACCGAGATCCCACCGGAGGACGTGCCGGCTCTGCTCACGAACCTCTTCCGCGCGGACCCGGCGCTCTATCAGCAGGCCGCCGAGGTTCCGCAACGGCTCGGCACCGAGGCCGCGTGACGACCCCGGTGGACGGAGTGCGTCATTCCGACGGACGGGAGGGCCGCTTCCACTCCCGCCGGAACGCCGCGATCAGCTCGGCGCGGCGCTGGGGGGCCGCGGGATGCCGGGGAATGCGCTGGAGGGATTCGACCGTGGCTCGGAGCTGGTCGAAGTAGGTGGCACAAGCCGCGCACTCGACGAGATGCTCGTCGAAGCCGGCTCGGAGCTCCGGGGCGAGCTGTTTGTCGAGCTCGTCACCCATGAGATCGATCGCTTCATAGCAGTTCATCGGACTTCTCCCCCCGAGCCTCGTCCGGCCGGGGATGGCGGCCTGGCTCCGTCCTGGACGTACCGATCGAGCGCCCGGCGCAGCCGCGCCCGCCCCCGATGAAGGATCACTCGCTGGTTGGTCTCGCTGAGCTCGAGGATATTACAGACGTCCGCCGCGGGGAGCCCCTCCACATCCCTCAGGAGCACCACCTGGCGTTGCGTCTCGGGAAGCGTATCTAGCGTCATTTGAAGTACTTCCAAGGCTTCTCCGCTCTGATAGATCGAGGCGGGATCCTCGAGCGCCCAAGGAATGGGAGCGTGTTCCCAGAGCCCGACGCGACCCCGTCCCGGCTCCCACTCCACCGCCGGAGCCTGCACGGCCCCCGAGCTGCGTCCTCCCTGGCGCGCGTCCCGAGCCGCGATGGTGCGCGCGCGGCGCACGAGAATGCTGAAGATCCACGTCCGGAGCGAGGAACGTCCGTCGAACGCGTGGAGACCTCGGATCACCCCGAGCCACGTCTCCTGCACGATGTCCTCGGCCAGCGTCGCGGACGAGGTGAAGGTCCTCGCGAAGGCGATCAGGCTCCCGTGAAGCTCGTCGACCAGGGAGGCGAAGGCGGTCTCGTCACCGGAGCGGAGACGGGCGAGCAGCGGCGACTCCGGATGGTTCGAATTCACGGACATCGAGGGACCTCCGGTTGCATTCCCGCGACGGTATCACATCGGTGCGTTCCCCCGGAATGCACTCCGAGTCCCGTTCCTCCGCCGGGCGCCTGTAACGAATCGCATCAGCCCGTGACTAAGAACGTGAGGTCGAGGGGCGCTCCGGATGGTGACCAGGGTCACCGTCGAGATGGAGCGCTCTTGGAGTGCCGCAAAGCACGTCGCGGCCGGACGCTCGTCTAGGGGGACGTGGCGAATCGGCGCGACGGACGCCGGCGATCGCGGCGCGGGTGCCCGGAGCGACACGGGCCCCGCACGCTTCGCCGGACACGGCTCAGGGCGTTCGGGGCTGTTTGACGAAGAAGGCGTTCTTCAGAAGCTCCTTGTGCTCGGCGCGCAGAACGACCTTGGTGGCCAAGGCGTCCTTCTTGAGTTTGTAGCTCATGATGTCGTTCTCGGCTCCGTCGAAGAACCCACCCTCGACCTCCTCGAAGACGTCCACTTCCTCGTACTCGATCCTCGCGTTCTCCCACAGAGCGCCTCGAAGGGGAAGCCCGATGGATCCGCCGCCCAGTTGAAGACCCTTCACGCGCCTGTCCGTTGCCACCTTCATGACCTTGTCTTCAGGATGGTCATGGCCTGCCGCGTGGATGATCTCGTGGGCCATCGTGCTCGGGAAGTTTCCGTCGACGTCCAGAACGAGATACGAATGGGGCCAGAGGAAGACCTTCAAGGGCAGGAACATCACGGCGAGCGGCAGCGGACCGCTGTGGCCGCCGAGTATCCGCCCACGGCGCATCCGGAGCGTTGTCAACGGAAACCGTTGGCTTCTGCAGAATACGACGTTCAGCGCCGTGCTGGTTCCGATGCCGTCTTCGAGAAACTTGGACATCATCCGCACCCGCAGGGCGTAATCATATCCGTCCGCCTTCACGAGCTTGGCGTCCTTCCGGGCGTCGGCTTCTTCGTACTCCTCCCACAGTTTGCTCAACCGTTCCACCACGCGCTGGAACTCGGCCGAGATGGCATCGAACTGGGTCACGATCCGCGCGAGGTCCGGATCGGGCGGGACCGAAGCCAATCGCGGACGCAGCGCATTCATTCTGGCACTGAGCTCCGTCATCTTCTTCAGGAGGGGCTGTCTTTGAGCCTGATTCCGCTTCATCAGTTCCAGCTCCCCTCGAACGATCTCGCGACGCTCCCGGAAATCGGGCCGGATCCCATCCTGCTTGTCCAGAAAGAACTTGGAGGCGCGATCGACCGACGAGCGTTTGTCCGCCGGGGGATTGATCTCGAGGTCGAATTCGTTGTTGCGGAAGAACTCTTCCGTCCAATGGGTGATCTCGGCGGACGCCTTGTTCGTGAGGTCCGTGCGAAAGGTCTCCGGATCCGTCCAGAGATAGGTCAGCCGGATCTTCGGGTTGGCCATGGAGCCGATCCCTAGATCTGCCGGCCGGTCTTCGGGTCGTACGTCACCGGGACCGGCACGATCTGATCCGTGGGGAGCACCTCCGTCCACTGATCGAAGATCTCGTAATCGGCCCCGACGTTGGCACGGAACCCATCCTTGAGCGGATAGAACCCGTGCTCGTAGACGCGGTCGATCGGCGTCGAGGTGACCGTGTTCTCGTCGTCCACGAGCGTGGGGTCGGACACGTCGCCCGCGTTCGGGTACGTCCCCGTGGCGAGTCCCTCCTCGTGCTTCTTCCGGATCTTCATGGCCAGGTTCTTCAGGACCTGGAGCATCGGCTGCCCATCCGTCGGATCGCCGTTCAGGTCTCGCTCGTTCGGATTGCTGGCGCGATAGACGACGTCGTCCGTGATGCCGTTCATGCCTTCGACGCCCTTCAGCCAGTTGATCGCCTCGAGCTCCCGTCCGGGGCGGATCGGGATCACGGCTTTGACCCAGGGCGCGTTCAGGAACGCGTTTCGCATGTTGTCCCCGTCGAGCTGGAGCAGCCAGCCGAGCGAGCTCCCGAACCGGGCCGGCTCGGACCCGTCCGTGATGAAGTAGCTGTCCCGGTTGGGATCCTCCACGCCGCCCCAGCCCACCGTGCTGGAGGCCATGGGGCTCGTCTGCGGAGCGCTTCCGCCGTGTGTCCACGTCCGGAGTGCCCGCCGGACGACGTCGTCCAGCACGGCCGTGAGGCCGCCGGTCGCCGGCGCGGGGGGCTGTTCCGGCAGCTGCTGCCGGCTCCGGTGGAGGCGCGGCCTCCACCACTCGGGGGCCACGAAATAGAGCATCTTGTCCACGTCGAACATCGAGCTGATGACCTCGGCCACCACGTGCCGCGTGCGGTCGTCCGGAAGGGGGACGTCCTTCATCAACATCTCCTGGATGAGTCTTCGGTAGACCACGATGCGCTCTTCCTCCCGCAGCTCGTCCGACGGGCGGCGCGCGATCTTGCTCGCCATCGTGACCCGGTCCTTCACGCTCTCGACGTACGCGCGCTCGTACTCGGCCCGCTCGCGCGCTTGGTAGACGGCGAGATTCTGCCGGTTCTTCTGCTCGATCGCCTCGTTCGCCTCCTTCTTGGGGGACCAGTGGAGAATCACCTTGCACGTGATGCTGTTCTTGCCCTGAAAGTCCACGGAGTCGAGGTTCAGGTCGAAGTAGGCGCCCGTGGCGATGCGCTCGATCTTGCCCGACATCGAGACCATGAGCGGCTGCCCGGCGGGGTCGAACTCGACGCTCGTCAGCTCGTGGTCCGCCTTGGGGCAGACGAACTCGAAGCGATGCCTGGCCTGGATGCGTTCCTCGCTCCCCAGGAACTCGTCCTGGTCCGCCTCGACGCCGTTGACGTACACCTCCCCCTCGCTGTCCGCGCCCGTGCCATCGACCGAGATGAACGGAATCGTGATCTCGCGCGGGTCCGCGAACGGCTGGAGCGTCGGGATCTCCTCGGGATGGGGAATGGAGCCCAGCTCGGCGGGCTTGGCGATGTGGATCAGCTTGGCCAGTCCCAACTCCCGGCCCGGATCGTCCACGTAGCACTGCCAGCAGAGGAACGTGCCGATGTCCTGCACCTGTACGCCCACCTGGCGCATTTTGCGCCGCAGCTCGTAATTGATCAGAGAGTCCGTCGTGTTCGAAAGCAGGTGCCGGGTGCTGGACACATCCGTCACCTCGGTCGTCGTCTTGAAGGTCGACTTGAAGTTGCGCCGGATCTGGCTCGAGAGCTTGTCGGTCTGCTGCCGCGTGCGCTGGTGCGTGGTCTCCCGCGCTTCTCTCTGGGAAGAGGCGTAGTCGAAGCTCGAGGTGGCCGAGACGGAGGCGTAGGACGCGGTCACGCTGGCGCCGAACTTCGTGTCCTGCTGATTCTCCTCCTTCACCGCCTCGGAGATCTCCTCCTGCTGGGTCATCGTCCTCTCGGTCGCGGTCATGATCTCGAGCGCGGTCTCGAGCGTCTTCTCGACGACGGTGCGCCGCGTGTGCACCTCGATCAGCTCCACGCTCGACCCGGGGCTCAGCCACACGTGCTTCTCCGGCGTGCCGAGAAACGTGTCGAGCTCGAAGAAGTACTGGCGGAAGAGGTGGACGACCGCGATCGGCGAGAGCACGACGCTCTGGATGTGGTCGAGGTCCTGGGGATCCATGGTGGAGAGGTCCAGGTATCCGGACGCAGGGTCGTCCTGGTGGAGCACCCTCATCAGGGCCTGGGCCTGCTCCGCCTGGTCGTGCGTGGCGTAGAAAACCTCTTCGAGCGCGGCGTGCGCCTTGTTCTGAGCGAGCAGGAGCACGGCTCCGGCCACCGCCGACTCGTACCGGAGCTGCCGCTCGATGACGGCGGTCGAGGAGTCGTTGGGCGGACCCTCTCGCGAGGGCTCACGGCGCTCGATCCTCAGCCCTCCCGCGCGAGCCAGCTCGGCATGAGCGGTGGAGTAGGCCTTCACGACATCGGTCTTGAGGATGTGGTCCACCCGGTCACGCGTGATGACCTGGGGCCAGACGGCCGGCTCCAGCTGGCCGTGTGGCGGGAGCGCCGCGGCGAGCTTCTCGAGCACCACGCTCTTGTAGGTGCGAAGCGCGCCGGTTGTGAGCGCCCCCTCGCGAATCTGGATGTCGAGCTCGTTGTCATCCCGCCGCCTGACCTCGACCAGCCCGACGAACTGCCTCGTCAGCTTCTCCAGCGCGAGCTGGCGGTCGTTCTCGTAGCCCTCGCGAAAGCGTTTCTGGATGCGCTTCGACTTCCAGCCCAGGAGGGGCTGGTAGATGCCGAACATCTCACTCGCGTAGGGAAGAACGGACGCGTACGGCCGGAGGTCGGTGATGCGCTTGATGGTAGCCA of Candidatus Eisenbacteria bacterium contains these proteins:
- a CDS encoding ornithine cyclodeaminase family protein, producing the protein TTTSSKEPVLRGEWLSPGAHVNAVGCCFPSAREIDTETVRRSRFYTDCRESCLKEAGDFLIPLREGAIAEGHLLGEAGEVFAGRVPGRTSPSDITVYESLGIAIEDLASAHAIHRIAVERGEGQWLEWGGPP
- a CDS encoding arylamine N-acetyltransferase, whose translation is MSTADRLLRHLALEREAPSLDYLNRIIREHQLRVPFETLTKRIDYEPGLRRGDFMPSIEEYVDRIVSRGAGGLCWTLARGLHFLLQDLGFEASLMVMEPGHCCVRVEMPEGPHYADVGYAAPIFRAYPLFESFRLDSPREIFEYRVGEEGILVTRTPGPTKTLDPTPRTLAQLHGLVTAANDWSAPHSFLRRLAYSAYVDGVYTSLNQGTLKRYGPSGLETTEIPPEDVPALLTNLFRADPALYQQAAEVPQRLGTEAA
- a CDS encoding zf-HC2 domain-containing protein, with product MNCYEAIDLMGDELDKQLAPELRAGFDEHLVECAACATYFDQLRATVESLQRIPRHPAAPQRRAELIAAFRREWKRPSRPSE
- a CDS encoding RNA polymerase sigma factor; its protein translation is MSVNSNHPESPLLARLRSGDETAFASLVDELHGSLIAFARTFTSSATLAEDIVQETWLGVIRGLHAFDGRSSLRTWIFSILVRRARTIAARDARQGGRSSGAVQAPAVEWEPGRGRVGLWEHAPIPWALEDPASIYQSGEALEVLQMTLDTLPETQRQVVLLRDVEGLPAADVCNILELSETNQRVILHRGRARLRRALDRYVQDGARPPSPAGRGSGGEVR